In Mycobacterium sp. ITM-2016-00317, the genomic window ACCACGGTCTGCACCCAGCCCTCGATCAACGCCAGCGTCGTCTCCAACCGCTCCAGCGCGGCGGTCTGCTCCGGGGTGGCCTTCGGCTCGAAGATCCCCTGATTGAGCAGTTGCTCCATCTCCGCCGGGTCGGTCAGCGATGCAGGGTTGAAGCCGCGGGCGAACTCCTCGATGCCGGTCATGTCGATCTTGGTGCCCCGCGCGAACGCCTCGACCGCGTTGAGCAACTGGCCCGACAGCCACGGCACGTGGCTGAACAGCCGGTGGTGGGCGGCCTCGCGGGCGGCCAGGAACGTGACGATCTCGCTGCGCGGCTGCTCCAGCCCCTCGGCCAGCGCCTCCACCGCCTCGGGCATCAGCGCGGCGACTCCCTTGGGGCCCAACGGGAGTCCGATGTCGGTGGAGGTCAGCACCTCTTTGGACAGGGTGCCCAGGGCCTGGCCCAGCTGCGACCCGAACGCCATCCCGCCCATCTGCGACATCATCGCCAGCAGCGGCCCGGCCATCGCCTTGGCCTCCTCGGGCAGCGCCTGCGCCCACACGGTCGAGATCTGCTCGGCCACCGGATCGCACAGCCGCTTCCAGGTGTCCATGGTGTTGTCGAGCCAGTCCGTCGGCGTCCACGCCGCGGACCTGGTGGTGCCCGCGGGCAGCGGGGTGACACCGTCGAGCCAGGTCTCGGCCAGCCGCACCGCGTCGGCGATCGCGGTAGCCGTCTGTTCGGGCACCGGAGCGACGAAACCGATCGAGCTGGACGCAAGTTGACGCGCCAGGTCGTAGTTCACCGGACCGGCGGACTTCCCGCCGGCCATCGACGTGCCTGCGCCGCTGAACATCTCGCCGAGCTTGGAGAAGATCTGGCCAAGCTGCGACATGTCGAACTCACCGCCGGGAAGCGCGCCCCCGAACGGGTCGTCGGGGTTGTTCTTACGTTTGTCGCGGTCGGGGTCGTCTCCGCCGGAGAAGCCGAAAGGCAGGTCAGCCATGCCCCCAACGGTACTCACCCCTGCCGCAGCGTGCGGGTGCCCGGGTCACGCTGAGAGTGAACCGCGGGTGGTCATCGCGGCTCGCCCCCCCCGTGGTCTTCGCGGCTCGCCCCCGGTGGTCTTCGCGGCTCGCCCCCGGTGGTCTTCGCGGCTCGCCGCGGTAGCCGACCTCTACTGTGGGCGGCGTGAACAGGCGGATTTCCACACTCGTCGTCGCGCTGGCCCCCATCCTGATCTTCGGGATGCTGCTGACCGTGGTGACGGTGCCCTACGTCGCGCTCGGTCCGGGACCGACCTTCGACACCCTGGGCGAGGTCGACGGCAAGGACGTCGTGGCCATCGAGGGCGCCGACGTTCACAAGACCTCGGGGCACCTCAACATGACAACGGTGTCCCAGCGCGACGGCCTGACGCTGGGGCAGGCACTGATCTTCTGGGCGTCGGGCCGCGACCAGCTCGTCCCGCGTGAGCTGGTCTATCCGCCGGACAAGACCAGGGAAGAGATCAACGAGGCCAACACCAAGGACTTCCGCCAGTCCGAGGACAGCGCCGAGTACGCCGCGCTGCAGTACCTGAAGTACCCGATGGCCGTCACGGTGGAAAGCGTGGACGACAAGGGCCCGTCGAAGGACAAACTGCAGGCCGGCGATGCGATCGACGCGGTCAACAACACGCCTGTCGCGTCGCTGGAGCAGTTCCAGGAGTTCCTCAAGGGCACGAAGCCGGGGGAGGTGATCACGGTCGACTACCGCCGCAAGAACGCGCCGATGGGCACCGCCGAGATCACGCTGGCCTCGCACCCGGACCGGGAGCAGGGCCTGCTCGGGGTGAACGTGCTCGACGCGCCGTGGGCGCCGTTCATCATCGACTTCAACCTGGCCAACATCGGCGGGCCGTCGGCCGGGTTGATGTTCAGCCTGGCGGTGGTGGACAAGCTGACCACCGGTGACATCAACGGCGGGAAGTTTGTCGCGGGCACCGGCACGATCAGCGGGGACGGCAAGGTCGGTTCGATCGGCGGCATCACGCACAAGATCGTGGCCGCCGAGGATGCGGGGGCCACGGTGTTCCTGGTGCCCGCCGACAACTGTGCGGAGGCCACCACCGTCGACCGCGACGGCATCGAGCTGCTCAAAGTGGACACGCTGGAGACCGCGATCGACGGGTTGCGCACGCTTTCCGCTGGTGGCGAACCTCCACGCTGCTGAAACCGCAGCCTGCGGCCGGTGCGTACAGTAATGGCTGAGTCATCACACCTGACGATCTGCTGAGAATTGCCGAGAGTGGAGTAACGAGTGGGTATGCGGCCGACGGCGAGAATGCCGAAGCTGACGAGACGAAGCAGAGGTCTGATCGCCCTCGCCATTGTGGCCGTGGTGTTGTTGCTGTTGGGCCCCCGGCTCATCGACACCTATGTCGACTGGCTGTGGTTCGGCGAACTCGGCTACCGGTCGGTGTTCACCACCCAGATCGTCACCCGGTTGGTCATCTTCCTCGCGGTGGCGTTGCTCATCGGCGGCGTCGTGTTCGCCGCGATGGCCCTGGCCTACCGCACCCGCCCGGTGTTCGTGCCGACGGCGGGCCCGAACGATCCGATCGCGCGCTACCGCACCGCGGTGATGGCGCGGCTGCGTCTGGTCGGCGTCGGGGTCCCGGTCGCGATCGGTCTGCTGGCCGGCCTGATCGCCCAGAACTACTGGCAGCAGGTGCAGCTGTTCCTGCACGGCGGCAGCTTCGGCGTCGCCGACCCGCAGTTCGGCATCGACCTCGGCTTCTACGCGTTCGACCTGCCGTTCTACCGGCTGGTGCTGACCTACCTGTTCGCCGCGACGTTCCTGGCGTTCCTGGCCAACCTCCTGGGCCATTACCTGTTCGGCGGCATCCGGCTGGCCAGCCGCAACGGCGCGCTGAGCCGGGCCGCCCGCATCCAGCTGATCACGCTGGTCGGCGTCCTGATGCTGCTCAAGGCGGTCGCGTACTGGTTCGACCGCTATGAACTGCTCAGCCACACCCGCGGCGGCAAGCCGTTCACCGGCGCCGGGTACACCGACATCAACGCGGTGCTGCCGGCCAAGCTGATCCTGCTGGCGATCGCCGTCATCTGCGCCGCGGCGGTGTTCTCCGCGATCGTGCTGCGCGACCTGCGGATCCCGGCGATCGGCGTGGTGCTGCTGCTGCTGTCGTCGCTGATCGTCGGTGCGGGCTGGCCGCTGGTGGTCGAACAGATCAGCGTGCGCCCGAACGCCGCCCAGAAGGAGAGCGAGTACATCAGCCGCAGTATCGCCGCCACCCGGCAGGCGTACGGCCTGACCGACGAAGCGGTGGAGTACCGCGACTATCCAGGCAACACCGCCGCGACGGCCCAGCAGGTGGCCGCCGACCGCGCGACCACGTCCAACATCCGGGTGCTGGACCCGAACATCGTCAGCCCGGCGTTCACCCAGTTCCAGCAGGGCAAGAACTTCTACTTCTTCCAAGACCAGCTGAACATGGACCGCTACCGCGACGACGACGGCAACCTGCGTGACTACGTGGTGGCCGCCCGGGAGCTCAATCCGGACCGGCTGATCGACAACCAGCGCGACTGGATCAACCGGCACACGGTCTACACCCACGGCAACGGCTTCATCGCCTCGCCGGCCAACACCGTGCGCGGAATCGCCAACGACCCCAACCAGAACGGCGGCTACCCCGAGTTCCTGGCCAGCGTGGTGGGGCCCAACGGCGAGGTGGTCTCACCCGGCCCGGCGCCGCTGGCCCAGCCGCGCATCTACTTCGGCCCGGTGATCGCCAACACCGCCGCCGACTACGCGATCGTCGGCGAGAACGGCGCGCCGCGCGAGTACGACTACGAGACCAACACCGCCACGCGGAACTACACCTACACCGGAAGCGGTGGCGTGCCGATCGGCAACTGGCTCACCCGCAGCGTGTTCGCCGCGAAGTACGCCGAGCGCAACTTCCTGTTCTCCAACGTGATCGGCGAGGACAGCAAGATCCTGTTCAACCGTGATCCGGCCGACCGCGTGGAGGCCGTCGCGCCGTGGCTGACCACCGACACCGCGGTGTACCCAGCGATCGTCAACGAGCGCATCGTGTGGATCGTCGACGGCTACACCACGCTGGACAACTATCCGTACTCGGAGCTGATGTCGCTGTCGTCGGCCACCACCGACTCGAACGAGGTGGCGCTGAACCGGCTGCAGCCCGACAAGCAGGTGTCCTACATCCGCAACTCGGTCAAGGCCACCGTCGACGCCTACGACGGCACGGTGACCCTGTACGCCCAGGACGAGCAGGACCCGGTGTTGCAGGCGTGGATGAAGGTGTTCCCGGAGACGGTGAAACCCAAGGCGGACATCACCCCCGAGTTGCAGGAGCACCTGCGCTACCCGGAGGACCTGTTCAAGGTGCAGCGCGCGCTGTTGGCCAAGTACCACGTCGACGACCCGGTGACGTTCTTCTCCACCTCGGACTTCTGGGACGTCCCGCTGGATCCGAACCCGACAGCCAGCAGCTACCAGCCGCCGTATTACATCGTCGCCAAAGACCTTGCCGAGAACAACAATTCGGCATCGTTCCAGCTGACCAGCGCGATGAACCGGTTCCGTCGCGACTTCCTGGCGGCCTACATCAGTGCCAGCTCGGATCCCGAGACGTACGGCAAGCTCACGGTGCTGACCATTCCGGGTCAGGTCAACGGTCCCAAGCTGGCGTTCAACGCGATCAGCACCGATACCGCGGTCAGCCAGGACCTCGGTGTGATCGGCCGCGACAACCAGAACCGCATCCGCTGGGGCAACCTGTTGACCCTTCCGATCGGTCAGGGCGGATTGCTCTACGTCGCACCGGTTTACGCTTCACCGGGCGCCAGTGACGCCGCGTCCTCGTACCCGCGTCTGATCCGCGTCGCGATGATGTACAACGACCAGATCGGCTACGGCCCGACGGTGCGTGACGCGTTGACCGACCTGTTCGGCCCCGGCGCGGACGCCACTGCGACAGGGCCTGCGGGGACCGAACCCCCGGCCTCCGGCCAGGCCGCGCAGCAGCGTCCGGATGGCAACAACCCGCCGCCTGCGGCCGCGCCGAACCGGCCCGGTCAGGCACCGGCTCAGCAACAACCGGAGGTGCCGGCCGCGGTGCCGCCGACCGGACCGACGCAACTGTCCGCGGCGAAATCCGCTGCGCTGCAGAATGTGAACTCGGCGCTGGACGCGCTGAGGCAGGCCCAGCAGAGTGGTGACTTCGCCGAGTTCGGCGAGGCGCTGCAACGCCTGGACACCGCGGTGAGCGAATACCAGTCGGCGAACTAGCCGCTCACACCGGTGCGCTATCGGTTGCTCGGGCCACTTCAGGTGGTCCACGGGGGGAGCTCGATCGATGTCGGACCGCGTAAGCAGCGGTCGGTGCTGGCCGCGCTGCTGCTGGCCCAGGGGCGGGTGGTGTCGACCGATCGACTGGCGGCCGCGGCGTGGGGCGACGACGTCCCCGCCAGCGGCATAGCCAGCCTGCAGGTCTACATCTCCAACCTGCGTCGCGCGTTGCGCGGCGGCGGGGACACGCAGATGGCCTCACCGATCGTGCGCCGGCCGCCGGGCTACTACCTCGACGTCGGGCCCGACGACGTGGACCTCGCGGTGTTCACCGCGGGCTACGCGCGAGCCGGCGCGGCGATCGAGGGCGAGCGCTGGGATGAGGCGCTCGCCGAGGCCGACGCCGCGCTGAGCCTGGTCCGCGGCGAGCTGCTCGAAGACCTCGGCGATGCGGACTGGCTGCGCGAGGATTCGGCGCGGGTGGCCGAGATGGCCACGGAATGCCTGTCGAACAAGGTGATCGCGCTGTTGGCGCTCGGTAAGGTGGCGGCCGCGCTGATCGAGGTGGTGCGGCTGCGTGAGCGGGAACCGTTCGCCGACCGCGGCTGCCGACTGCACATGCTGGCCCTCTACCGGGCCGGGCGGACCCCCGAGGCGCTGGAGGTCTACGGCAGGCACGCGCGGATGCTCGACGAGGAGCTGGGCCTGGACCCGGGTCCCGAGCTGCGCGACCTGCACACCGCCGTGCTGCGGCAGGCTCCCGAGCTTGCCGGATGGCCGCGCTCGCCGGAGTGGACCGGCGCGACGGCACTTGCGCAACCGGAGGTGGCGACGGCCGCGCCGGTCTCGATGGAGGTCGGTCCGGACCGCGCGCCGCTGGTCGGCCGGGAGCGCGAGATCGCAAGGGCGGCTGAGGTGTTGAAGCGGGTCGCGGCCGGCGCGACGCGGTGGCTGGTGTTGTCGGGTCCGCCGGGGATCGGCAAGACCAGGCTGGCCGAGGAGATCGCGGGCCTGGTGCACGCCCGGGCCGGCGACACCGCCTGGGTCAGCTGTCCCGACGAACGTGCGACACCGCCGTGGTGGCCGATGCGCCAACTGGTCCGCGCACTGGGCGCCGACGCCGACGAGGTGCTCGAGGTCCGGCGCACACCGATCCCGATACCGCGAGATTCTTTGTCTACGAGCGTGTTCAGTCTCTGCTGGAGTCTGCTCCCCGCCTGCTTGCGGTGGTCGTCGACGACGTCCAGTGGGCCGACACCGCCTCGGCCGCCTGCCTGGCCTACCTTGCCGGCGCGCTGCGGGATCGGCCGATACTGGTCATCGTCACCGTGCGCGACGGCGAGCACACCCCTGAGGTGGCGCGGCTGCTCAGCACCGTGGCCCGCGGCGAGGACAACCGGCACATCGAGGTACCCGCGCTGTCGTCGGCCGATGTCGCGGTGCTCGCCAACGAGGTCGCCGAGGAGACGGTCACCGACGCCGAGGCCGCCGAGCTCGCCGACCGCACCGGCGGAAACCCGTTTTTCGTCTCGGAGTACGCGCGGCTGCCCCGAGCGGAGCGGGCAGGCAACGAGATTCCGCGTGCGGTGCGCTCGGTGCTGGACCGGCGGCTGGCCGCGCTGGATCCGGCGGTGGTGCAGATGCTGCGGGCTGCAGCGGTGATCGGTGACGTGATCGACGCGTCCGCGGTGCCGGTGCTGGCGCAGGCCACCGGTCTGGACCTCGACACCCTGGCCGACCATCTCGACGAGGCCGCCGACGAGCGGATCGTGGTCACCGCTCACGACGGTGCCGGATACGCGTTCGCGCACGGGCTGCTGCGCGACCAACTGCTCGCCGGTATGCCCGCGCTGCGACGACAACGCATGCACGCCAAGGTCGCCGAGGTGCTCGTCGACAGCACCGCGCCGGATGCGCCGACGCGCCGGGCGCAGCACCTCATCGCCGCACAACCGCTCGTCGAGCCGGCCGCCGTCGTTCAGGCATGCCGGCTGGCGGCCGAACAGGCCACCGCGCAATGGAGTTCGGACATCGCAGCGGGGTGGTGGCAGGCCGCGCTGGACGCCTACGACCGGCTGCCTGCGGCCGAACGCAACGACGCCGAGCGGGACGCGCTGACCGTGGAACTGCTGGAGGCGCACTCGCGGGCCGGCCGCGGGCAGTTGGTGCTCGACAGCGTGCAGCGTTATCTCGGTGAGGCGTTACGCACCGGGCGGGCCGCCAGCGCGGGCCGGGTGGCGAGCGCACTGTTGCGCGCCAGCGGCGGATGGCCTTGGCTCGCACCGGGAAACGACGCAAGCGAGCTGCTGGCCCTACTGGGGCGCGCGGCGGCACTGTCGGAGATCGAACCGGCCTCGGCGGCCAGGGTGCTGCCCGCACTGGCGGTCGGGCACTGCTACCACCCGGAGAGCGCGGTCGCCGGGGAGTTGCTGGACCGGGCCGAACGGGTCGCCGAGGAGACCGGGGACATCGACGTGCTGGCCGACGTTCTGGTGGGGCGACTGATCACGTTCTCCGGGGTCGCCACGCTCAGCCATCAGACGCTGCAATGGGTGGAGCGGTTGAACAGCCTGGGCCACAGCAGGTCTCGGGAGGATGCCGTGATCGCCCATTCTGTGGCGTCGATGGCGGCGATGAACCTCGGCGACGTGGCCGGTGCCCGCAACCATGTGGGGGCCGGGATCGCGGGCAGCGAGGAGTTGCAGCTGCCGGTGATGCGCGCCCAGTTGCGGTGGATGGAGGCGGTGCTGGCGATGTGGGTGGGTGACTTCGCCGAGGCGCAGCGCCACCACGCCGTGGCCACCCAGGTGCACGAGCGGACCGAGCTCTACGAGGCCGGCAGCGGGCTGCTGGCCACCGCATCGCTGCTGCGGGACCGGGGCGGACCGGTGGGGGAGGACTGGGCCGGGGTGCACGCTCAGAAGGACTCCGGCGGGCAGGGCATGGTCGGCCTGGTGCGCACCGCGCTGCTGACACTGGAGTCCGGGCCGGAGGCACGGGCCGAGGCGGTCAGGACGCTGCAGAGATCGGCAGGCGGCGAGGGCCGCGCCCACATCTGGACGACCCTGGGCCACCAGGCGCTGCTGGCCCACTTGGCCGCCGACCACGGTCTGCCGGAGTTCACCGAACCGCTGCTGGGGGCTCTGGACCCGTTCCGTGACCGCATCGCGGTGATCGGGCAGGTCGGCATGGCGGGACCGGTGGCGCTGGCCACCGCGCGGCTGCACGCGCTGCGTGGTGATTCTGTGCGGGCACTTGCCGACGTGGCGCTCGCCCGCGACATCGCCGAGCGCACCGGCGGGGTGCCCGCCCTGCTGCGATGTCGCCTGCTGACATGTGAACTCGCCGAACCGTCCCCGGAGCGGGCCGGCGCCGCAGCCGCACTGGCCACCGAGGCGGAGCGGATAGGCATGGCCACGGTGGTGGCCGCAGCACGGCGGCTCGCGAGCGAAGCAGCGCGGTAGCGGCACTGCGCTGCCGTCGCGGGTAGTACTTTCGGGGCCTGTCTCACCTCTGGGCCCTGCACTTGGATCTTTCTTAAATCGCCGGGCAAGCCGTCGCCAAGCCGCCGCGGTGATGCTTGCCGCAGAGTTTCCGAGAAAGGACCCGATGATGCTTCCCGTCGATCTGACGCGCGCCGAGACGCTGCGCGCGCTGGGTGACCAGATCAGCAGCCCGGTGGCACTGCCCGGCGAACCCGGATACGACCGCTGCAGGCCGTGGAACGGGGCGCCGGTGACTCCGGCCGCGGTGGTGCTGGCGAGGTCCGCACACGACGTGGCACGCACCGTAAAGTTCGCTGCGGCGCACGGGATCACGGTCGCGGTGCAGGCCACGGGTCACGGCGCGATCGGGGTGGGTGCGGACACGCTGCTGGTGCTCACCGCCGAATTGGACAGTCTCAGCATCGACACCGCCAACCGCATCGCGCGCCTCGGGGCGGGACTGCGCTGGCAACAGGTGCTCGACGCGGTCACGCCCTTCGGTCTGGCTCCGCCGTGCGGTTCGGCGCCGGGGGTCGGTGTGGTCGGACTGCTCACCGGTGGGGGCGTCGGGCCGCTGGTCCGCAGCATCGGGCTGTGCTCCGACCACGTCCGCAGCTTCGAACTGGTTACTGGAACCGGTGAAATCCTGCACGTGACACCGGAGAAGCACGCCGATCTGTTCTGGGGTCTGCGCGGTGGCAAGTCCACCCTCGGCATCGTCACGGCCGTGGAGATCGACCTGTTGCCGATCACCGAGTTCTACGGCGGCGCAATCTATTTCGATGGCGCCGACGCGGCGGCGGTGTTGCACGCCTGGCGCATCTGGTGCGCCGACCTACCGGAGAGCGTGACGACCTCGGTTGCGTTGCAGCAACTTCCGCCGTTACCGGAGGTGCCGGAACCGCTGGCCGGCCGGTTCAGCGTGTCCGTGCGCTATGCCGCCCTCGGTGACCACGCCGAGGCCGAGCGGCTGCTGGCGCCGATGCGTCAAGTCGCCGACCCGGTCATCGATGCGGTGTCGGTACTGCCGTACGCCGCGATCGGGGCGGTGCACGCCGATCCGGTCGACGCGATGCCCGTGCACGAGGACCACGCGGTGCTGCGCGAGGTGACCGCCGAGACCATTGATGCGCTACTGGAGGTCGCGGGCCCGGACTCCGGCTCGCTGCAGGCCATCGTGGAGTTGCGCCAGCTGGGTGGGGCCATGGCGCGCCCGGCCGCGCACCGCAGCGCGTTCTGCCACCGCGACGCACCGTTCACCCTCGTCACCGTCGGCGTGCTGGCCCCTGAGATCGCTGCTGCGGTGCCCGGGAACGCCGCACAGGTGGTGGCCGCGCTGGAGCCGTGGTCGAGCAGTACGGCGTTCCCCAACTTCGCGCCTGCAGCCGATCAGGCGCGGCTGGCGCGCTGCTACGACGAGGACACCCTGTTCTGGTTGGCCGCGATCGCCGATCGCTACGACCCCGCCGGGGTGTTGATCGCGGGCCAGGTCGCGCGCATCCCCGCCTAGCCCTGCCGCCACCCCTGCCCAACCTCTGTCGCGAGCGTGCGGGTCTGCGGGCGACACGCCGCTGCGGCTCCCGCGAAGGCGCACGCTCGTGGGGCGGGTGCGGGGCCTGAGCAGGCGATTTGGAGCATGTGCAGCCTCCCGGTAACCTTTGTTTTACCCGTCGCGGGGTGGAGCAGCTCGGTAGCTCGCTGGGCTCATAACCCAGAGGTCGCAGGTTCGAATCCTGTCCCCGCTACTAGTTGGAAAGGCCCTCGGAGGTAACTCCGGGGGCCTTTCTCATGGGTTTGTGAACGACCGTGTTCGTGACCGAAACCCTGCCTGATAGGCCACGGCAGCCACGGTCATTTCCACCTGCACAACGGCCTCTCGGTCGCCGTTCTTTGGGGCGTGGGCGGGGATCTGTGCAAGAAGCACGATTGATACCTCTGAGTGCGCCTCAGCGCCGTGCACGCAAGGTGGACGGGTGACACGTCCCAGGGGCGACGTGGGTCCCCGTGTCCGAAGCGCTGCTCGGCGCGAGGGGGTTACCCAGGTTTCAAGGACGGTGCTTTGCAACGGGTGAGCTGCGATGGCGATCGTGTTCAGCGCTGCCAAGAGTTCGTTTCAAGGTTGAGTGCAATAGTTGCGTATTTCGCCGGTCCCGGCAACGATCTCGGCATGACCGACAACACCCCGCCGCGCACTGATACCACTCCGGGACTGGCCGGCCTGTCCGCCGATCTTGACGCCATGGTCGAGAAGCTGGGGGTCAAGTCCGTCCTGGTGATGCGCTCCGAGCCGGACTCGATGGTGGTGGCGGCGACCGCGGGTGAGGCCTCGAAGAGTTACACGGTCGGCGCGGCCGGTAAGAAGGCCGGCGACGACGACAACCGGGTTCCGCTGTACTGCGAGCGGGTGGTCGATACCGACGCCACGCTCTTCGTGCGGGATTCCCGCCAGGATGCGACCTTCGCCGGCAATGAGGATGAGGTCGAGTTCGGGTTGCACAACTACCTCGGACTGGCCGTGCACGGGCCTGACGGCGCGGTGGTGGGAACCGTGTGTGTGCTCGACGACCGAGCCCGCGATTACGCCGACGAGGACCTGGAGGCTCTGCAGGCGTTGCGCGACAACGTCGAACGTGCCGTACGGGAGGATGACTCGGCGTTGGGCGGATAAACGCCCGCCATCTCTACCGGCCGCTCGAGCCTCCTCAGAATCGCGTGCGGTAGCGCAGGCGCGGGAGCTTGTCGACGGTGA contains:
- a CDS encoding GAF domain-containing protein yields the protein MTDNTPPRTDTTPGLAGLSADLDAMVEKLGVKSVLVMRSEPDSMVVAATAGEASKSYTVGAAGKKAGDDDNRVPLYCERVVDTDATLFVRDSRQDATFAGNEDEVEFGLHNYLGLAVHGPDGAVVGTVCVLDDRARDYADEDLEALQALRDNVERAVREDDSALGG
- a CDS encoding FAD-binding oxidoreductase, coding for MMLPVDLTRAETLRALGDQISSPVALPGEPGYDRCRPWNGAPVTPAAVVLARSAHDVARTVKFAAAHGITVAVQATGHGAIGVGADTLLVLTAELDSLSIDTANRIARLGAGLRWQQVLDAVTPFGLAPPCGSAPGVGVVGLLTGGGVGPLVRSIGLCSDHVRSFELVTGTGEILHVTPEKHADLFWGLRGGKSTLGIVTAVEIDLLPITEFYGGAIYFDGADAAAVLHAWRIWCADLPESVTTSVALQQLPPLPEVPEPLAGRFSVSVRYAALGDHAEAERLLAPMRQVADPVIDAVSVLPYAAIGAVHADPVDAMPVHEDHAVLREVTAETIDALLEVAGPDSGSLQAIVELRQLGGAMARPAAHRSAFCHRDAPFTLVTVGVLAPEIAAAVPGNAAQVVAALEPWSSSTAFPNFAPAADQARLARCYDEDTLFWLAAIADRYDPAGVLIAGQVARIPA
- a CDS encoding zinc-dependent metalloprotease, which encodes MADLPFGFSGGDDPDRDKRKNNPDDPFGGALPGGEFDMSQLGQIFSKLGEMFSGAGTSMAGGKSAGPVNYDLARQLASSSIGFVAPVPEQTATAIADAVRLAETWLDGVTPLPAGTTRSAAWTPTDWLDNTMDTWKRLCDPVAEQISTVWAQALPEEAKAMAGPLLAMMSQMGGMAFGSQLGQALGTLSKEVLTSTDIGLPLGPKGVAALMPEAVEALAEGLEQPRSEIVTFLAAREAAHHRLFSHVPWLSGQLLNAVEAFARGTKIDMTGIEEFARGFNPASLTDPAEMEQLLNQGIFEPKATPEQTAALERLETTLALIEGWVQTVVSDALGDRIPGTSALSEMLRRRRATGGPAEQTFATLVGLELRPRKMREAADLWQKLTQAVGADTRDSVWQHPDLLPSAADLDEPAAFIDRMIGGETSDIDSAIERAFGEALGHEGSQEGEDRPDDGGDEPKA
- a CDS encoding UPF0182 family protein, which codes for MGMRPTARMPKLTRRSRGLIALAIVAVVLLLLGPRLIDTYVDWLWFGELGYRSVFTTQIVTRLVIFLAVALLIGGVVFAAMALAYRTRPVFVPTAGPNDPIARYRTAVMARLRLVGVGVPVAIGLLAGLIAQNYWQQVQLFLHGGSFGVADPQFGIDLGFYAFDLPFYRLVLTYLFAATFLAFLANLLGHYLFGGIRLASRNGALSRAARIQLITLVGVLMLLKAVAYWFDRYELLSHTRGGKPFTGAGYTDINAVLPAKLILLAIAVICAAAVFSAIVLRDLRIPAIGVVLLLLSSLIVGAGWPLVVEQISVRPNAAQKESEYISRSIAATRQAYGLTDEAVEYRDYPGNTAATAQQVAADRATTSNIRVLDPNIVSPAFTQFQQGKNFYFFQDQLNMDRYRDDDGNLRDYVVAARELNPDRLIDNQRDWINRHTVYTHGNGFIASPANTVRGIANDPNQNGGYPEFLASVVGPNGEVVSPGPAPLAQPRIYFGPVIANTAADYAIVGENGAPREYDYETNTATRNYTYTGSGGVPIGNWLTRSVFAAKYAERNFLFSNVIGEDSKILFNRDPADRVEAVAPWLTTDTAVYPAIVNERIVWIVDGYTTLDNYPYSELMSLSSATTDSNEVALNRLQPDKQVSYIRNSVKATVDAYDGTVTLYAQDEQDPVLQAWMKVFPETVKPKADITPELQEHLRYPEDLFKVQRALLAKYHVDDPVTFFSTSDFWDVPLDPNPTASSYQPPYYIVAKDLAENNNSASFQLTSAMNRFRRDFLAAYISASSDPETYGKLTVLTIPGQVNGPKLAFNAISTDTAVSQDLGVIGRDNQNRIRWGNLLTLPIGQGGLLYVAPVYASPGASDAASSYPRLIRVAMMYNDQIGYGPTVRDALTDLFGPGADATATGPAGTEPPASGQAAQQRPDGNNPPPAAAPNRPGQAPAQQQPEVPAAVPPTGPTQLSAAKSAALQNVNSALDALRQAQQSGDFAEFGEALQRLDTAVSEYQSAN
- a CDS encoding PDZ domain-containing protein, which gives rise to MNRRISTLVVALAPILIFGMLLTVVTVPYVALGPGPTFDTLGEVDGKDVVAIEGADVHKTSGHLNMTTVSQRDGLTLGQALIFWASGRDQLVPRELVYPPDKTREEINEANTKDFRQSEDSAEYAALQYLKYPMAVTVESVDDKGPSKDKLQAGDAIDAVNNTPVASLEQFQEFLKGTKPGEVITVDYRRKNAPMGTAEITLASHPDREQGLLGVNVLDAPWAPFIIDFNLANIGGPSAGLMFSLAVVDKLTTGDINGGKFVAGTGTISGDGKVGSIGGITHKIVAAEDAGATVFLVPADNCAEATTVDRDGIELLKVDTLETAIDGLRTLSAGGEPPRC